One stretch of Legionella birminghamensis DNA includes these proteins:
- a CDS encoding HP0495 family protein: MNDKPSLIEFPCDFPLKIIGNNTEFFVQEIIEIVLKHYPQTPAHKISSKNSERGNYVAVTATVFIYDQPSLDNLYRELTSHPDIKMVL, encoded by the coding sequence ATGAATGATAAACCGAGCCTGATTGAATTTCCCTGTGATTTTCCATTAAAAATTATTGGAAATAACACTGAGTTTTTTGTCCAGGAAATTATTGAGATTGTATTAAAACATTATCCGCAAACCCCCGCTCACAAAATTTCCTCAAAAAACAGCGAGCGCGGTAACTATGTTGCCGTTACGGCCACTGTTTTTATTTATGATCAGCCTTCCCTGGATAATTTATACCGGGAATTAACCAGTCATCCCGATATTAAAATGGTTTTATAA
- a CDS encoding D-amino acid aminotransferase, protein MNKFVYLNGQLIPSHEAKISIFDRGFLFADSVYEVIPVYTGRPFFLEQHLKRLQSSLEQARIASPSVDWENVLSKLIERNGNGDMQLYIQVTRGNQGMRKHDIPSDLQPTVIAFTIHNNFPGPLAAEGLHAVILEDYRWHRCDIKTTALLANVLLNDDAVRQGGDTSILCRDGFITEGSASNIFLVGKDNIIRTPPLTHYCLPGITREITLNLIHSLKWKVLEEPIPVQDVFTASELWITSTTKEIYPVTRVNRLQIGDGKGGKYWQQINTRYKELVRNYE, encoded by the coding sequence ATGAATAAATTCGTTTATCTGAATGGACAATTGATTCCCAGCCATGAAGCGAAGATCTCAATCTTCGATCGTGGCTTTCTTTTTGCCGATTCTGTTTATGAGGTAATTCCAGTTTACACGGGACGTCCTTTTTTTCTTGAGCAGCATCTTAAGCGTTTGCAGTCAAGCCTTGAACAAGCCAGAATTGCAAGCCCATCTGTTGACTGGGAGAATGTTCTCAGTAAGTTAATTGAGCGGAATGGAAACGGCGATATGCAGCTGTATATCCAGGTTACCCGAGGAAATCAGGGGATGCGCAAACACGATATACCCTCCGACTTACAGCCCACGGTAATCGCATTTACTATTCATAACAACTTTCCCGGTCCTTTAGCGGCTGAGGGTTTACATGCCGTTATTCTTGAAGACTACCGCTGGCATCGATGCGATATAAAAACCACCGCATTGCTGGCTAATGTGCTTCTTAATGATGACGCAGTAAGACAGGGAGGAGACACAAGCATTTTATGCAGGGATGGATTTATTACAGAAGGAAGTGCCAGTAATATTTTTCTGGTCGGAAAGGATAATATCATTCGTACCCCTCCACTGACCCATTATTGCCTTCCCGGCATCACCCGTGAAATTACGCTAAACTTAATCCATAGCCTTAAATGGAAAGTTCTTGAGGAACCCATTCCTGTACAAGATGTTTTCACTGCATCCGAGCTTTGGATTACCAGTACAACTAAAGAAATCTACCCGGTCACCCGTGTCAATCGATTGCAGATAGGTGATGGCAAAGGGGGTAAATACTGGCAGCAAATTAACACCCGATATAAAGAATTGGTTAGAAATTATGAATGA